A single window of Enterobacteriaceae bacterium ESL0689 DNA harbors:
- the rplV gene encoding 50S ribosomal protein L22: METLAQHRHARSSAQKVRLVADLIRGKKVSQALDILTYTNKKAAVLVKKVLESAIANAEHNDGADIDDLKVAKIFVNEGPSMKRIMPRAKGRADRILKRTSHITVVVSDR; this comes from the coding sequence ATGGAAACTTTAGCTCAACATCGCCATGCTCGTTCTTCTGCTCAGAAGGTTCGCCTTGTTGCTGACCTGATTCGCGGTAAGAAAGTGTCGCAGGCCCTGGATATTCTGACCTACACCAATAAGAAAGCGGCTGTACTGGTCAAGAAAGTACTGGAATCTGCCATTGCTAACGCTGAACACAACGATGGCGCTGACATTGACGATCTGAAAGTTGCGAAAATTTTCGTAAATGAAGGCCCGAGCATGAAGCGTATTATGCCGCGTGCAAAAGGTCGTGCAGATCGCATCCTGAAGCGCACCAGCCACATTACTGTGGTTGTGTCCGATCGCTGA
- the rpsC gene encoding 30S ribosomal protein S3 — MGQKVHPNGIRLGIVKPWNSTWFANTKEFADNLDSDFKVRQFLTKELAKASVSRIVIERPAKSIRVTIHTARPGVVIGKKGEDVEKLRKVVADIAGVPAQINIAEVRKPELDAKLVADSITSQLERRVMFRRAMKRAVQNAMRLGAKGIKVEVSGRLGGAEIARTEWYREGRVPLHTLRADIDYNTSEAHTTYGVIGVKVWIFKGEILGGMAAVEQPEPAAQPKKQQRKGRK; from the coding sequence ATGGGTCAGAAAGTACATCCTAATGGTATTCGCCTGGGTATTGTAAAACCATGGAACTCTACCTGGTTTGCGAACACCAAAGAATTCGCTGACAACCTGGACAGCGATTTTAAAGTTCGTCAGTTCCTGACAAAAGAACTGGCAAAAGCATCTGTATCTCGCATTGTTATCGAACGTCCTGCCAAGAGCATTCGTGTGACTATTCACACTGCGCGTCCTGGTGTCGTAATCGGTAAAAAAGGTGAAGATGTAGAAAAACTGCGCAAGGTCGTTGCGGATATCGCTGGCGTTCCTGCACAGATCAATATCGCCGAAGTTCGGAAGCCTGAACTGGACGCAAAACTGGTTGCTGATAGCATTACTTCTCAGCTGGAACGTCGTGTGATGTTCCGTCGGGCGATGAAGCGTGCTGTACAAAATGCTATGCGTCTGGGTGCTAAAGGTATCAAAGTTGAAGTGAGTGGCCGCCTTGGCGGCGCGGAAATCGCGCGTACCGAATGGTATCGTGAAGGTCGCGTACCGCTGCACACATTGCGCGCTGACATCGACTACAACACTTCCGAAGCGCACACTACATATGGTGTTATCGGCGTTAAGGTATGGATCTTCAAAGGGGAGATCCTGGGTGGTATGGCTGCTGTTGAACAACCGGAACCGGCTGCTCAACCTAAAAAGCAGCAGCGTAAAGGCCGTAAATAA
- the rplP gene encoding 50S ribosomal protein L16: MLQPKRTKFRKMHKGRNRGLAHGTDVSFGTFGLKAVGRGRLTARQIEAARRAMTRAVKRQGKIWIRIFPDKPITEKPLEVRMGKGKGNVEYWVALIQPGKVLYEIDGVPEELAREAFGLAAAKLPIKTTFVTKTVM; this comes from the coding sequence ATGTTACAACCAAAGCGTACAAAATTCCGTAAAATGCACAAAGGCCGCAATCGTGGTCTGGCGCATGGTACGGATGTGAGCTTCGGCACTTTCGGTCTGAAAGCTGTTGGCCGTGGTCGTCTGACAGCACGTCAGATCGAAGCAGCACGTCGTGCTATGACCCGTGCAGTAAAGCGTCAGGGTAAGATCTGGATCCGTATTTTCCCGGATAAGCCGATTACCGAAAAACCACTGGAAGTTCGTATGGGTAAAGGTAAAGGGAACGTGGAATACTGGGTTGCTTTGATTCAGCCGGGTAAAGTCTTGTATGAAATAGACGGTGTACCGGAAGAGCTGGCTCGCGAAGCGTTCGGCCTGGCAGCAGCGAAACTGCCGATTAAAACCACCTTTGTAACTAAGACGGTGATGTAA
- the rpmC gene encoding 50S ribosomal protein L29, giving the protein MKAKELREKNVEELNAELLNLLREQFNLRMQAAGGQLQQTHLLKQVRRNIARVKTLLTEKAGA; this is encoded by the coding sequence ATGAAAGCAAAAGAGCTGCGTGAAAAAAACGTCGAAGAGCTGAACGCTGAACTGCTGAACCTGTTGCGTGAACAGTTTAATCTGCGCATGCAAGCAGCTGGTGGTCAGTTGCAACAGACTCATCTGCTAAAGCAAGTGCGTCGTAATATTGCTCGCGTTAAGACCTTACTGACTGAAAAGGCAGGTGCGTAA
- the rpsQ gene encoding 30S ribosomal protein S17, with protein MTDKIRTLQGRVVSDKMQKSIVVVIERLVKHPLYGKFIKRTTKLHVHDENNECGIGDVVEIRECRPLSKTKSWTLVRIVEKAVL; from the coding sequence ATGACCGATAAAATCCGTACTCTGCAAGGTCGTGTCGTTAGCGATAAAATGCAGAAATCGATCGTTGTTGTTATCGAACGTTTAGTAAAACACCCACTTTACGGTAAATTCATCAAGCGTACGACTAAATTACACGTACATGATGAAAACAACGAATGCGGTATTGGCGATGTGGTTGAAATTCGCGAATGTCGCCCATTGTCTAAGACTAAGTCCTGGACACTGGTTCGTATCGTAGAGAAAGCGGTTCTGTAG
- the rplN gene encoding 50S ribosomal protein L14, producing the protein MIQEQTMLNVADNSGARRVMCIKVLGGSHRRYAGVGDIIKITIKEAIPRGKVKKGDVLKAVVVRTRKGVRRPDGSVVRFDGNACVLLNNNSEQPIGTRIFGPVTRELRSEKFMKIISLAPEVL; encoded by the coding sequence ATGATCCAAGAACAGACTATGCTGAACGTCGCCGATAATTCCGGTGCGCGTCGCGTAATGTGTATCAAGGTTCTGGGTGGCTCGCACCGTCGCTACGCAGGCGTAGGCGACATCATCAAGATCACCATTAAGGAAGCGATTCCACGTGGTAAGGTTAAGAAGGGTGATGTGCTGAAAGCGGTAGTGGTGCGCACCAGGAAGGGTGTTCGTCGCCCTGACGGTTCTGTCGTTCGCTTTGATGGTAATGCTTGTGTTCTCCTGAACAACAACAGCGAGCAGCCCATCGGTACGCGTATTTTTGGGCCGGTTACTCGTGAACTTCGTTCTGAGAAGTTTATGAAAATTATCTCTCTGGCACCAGAAGTACTCTAA
- the rplX gene encoding 50S ribosomal protein L24 produces MAAKIRRDDEVIVLTGKDKGKRGKVKSVLSTGKVIVEGINLVKKHQKPVPALNQPGGIVEKEAAIQVSNVAIFNMATGKADRVGFRFEDGKKVRFFKSNSETIK; encoded by the coding sequence ATGGCAGCGAAAATCCGTCGTGATGACGAAGTTATCGTGTTAACCGGTAAAGATAAAGGTAAGCGCGGTAAAGTGAAGAGTGTCTTGTCTACCGGCAAGGTTATTGTTGAAGGTATTAATCTGGTTAAGAAACACCAGAAGCCGGTTCCGGCTCTGAATCAACCAGGTGGTATCGTTGAGAAAGAAGCCGCTATTCAGGTTTCTAACGTGGCGATCTTCAATATGGCAACCGGCAAGGCTGACCGTGTAGGTTTTAGATTTGAAGACGGAAAAAAAGTCCGTTTCTTTAAGTCTAATAGTGAAACTATCAAGTAA
- the rplE gene encoding 50S ribosomal protein L5 yields the protein MAKLHDYYKDEVVKKLMTEFNYHSVMQVPRVEKITLNMGVGEAIADKKLLDNAAADLAAISGQKPLITKARKSVAGFKIRQGYPIGCKVTLRGERMWEFFERLITIAVPRIRDFRGLSAKSFDGRGNYSMGVREQIIFPEIDYDKVDRVRGLDITITTTAQSDEEGRALLAAFDFPFRK from the coding sequence ATGGCGAAACTGCATGATTACTACAAAGACGAAGTAGTTAAGAAACTCATGACTGAGTTTAACTACCATTCTGTCATGCAAGTCCCTCGGGTCGAGAAGATTACCCTGAATATGGGTGTGGGTGAAGCAATTGCTGACAAAAAGCTGCTCGATAATGCAGCCGCTGATCTGGCAGCAATTTCTGGTCAGAAACCATTGATCACCAAAGCACGCAAATCTGTAGCAGGCTTCAAAATCCGTCAGGGCTATCCGATTGGCTGTAAAGTCACTCTGCGTGGCGAACGTATGTGGGAGTTCTTTGAGCGCCTGATCACGATTGCTGTACCGCGTATTCGTGACTTCCGTGGTTTATCCGCGAAGTCTTTCGATGGACGTGGTAATTACAGCATGGGTGTCCGTGAGCAGATCATCTTCCCGGAAATCGACTACGATAAAGTCGACCGCGTGCGTGGTTTGGATATTACCATTACCACTACTGCGCAATCTGACGAAGAAGGCCGTGCTCTGCTGGCTGCCTTTGACTTCCCGTTCCGTAAGTAA
- the rpsN gene encoding 30S ribosomal protein S14 gives MAKQSMKAREVKRVALANKFFAKRTELKAIISDVNATDEDRWNAVLKLQTLPRDSSPSRQRNRCRQTGRPHGFLRKFGLSRMKVREAAMRGEIPGLKKASW, from the coding sequence ATGGCTAAGCAATCAATGAAAGCACGCGAGGTAAAGCGCGTCGCTTTAGCAAATAAGTTCTTTGCAAAACGTACTGAACTGAAAGCTATCATCTCTGATGTGAATGCAACCGACGAAGATCGTTGGAATGCTGTTCTTAAGCTGCAGACTTTGCCGCGTGATTCCAGCCCGTCTCGTCAGCGTAATCGCTGCCGTCAAACAGGTCGTCCGCATGGTTTCTTGCGGAAGTTCGGGTTGAGCCGTATGAAGGTCCGTGAAGCCGCTATGCGCGGTGAAATTCCGGGTCTGAAAAAGGCTAGCTGGTAA